From one Pararge aegeria chromosome 21, ilParAegt1.1, whole genome shotgun sequence genomic stretch:
- the LOC120633487 gene encoding uncharacterized protein LOC120633487, translated as MARQSLEVDDDNEDTTSVTAELKSAIKQDFMKQLLNGQDKNLKIEDEALNMVVEVAKCLVKDTCLRASNQALLEGCNEVNAEHVKKCFPKLKLDFP; from the exons ATGGCACGCCAAAGCCTTgaagttgatgatgataacgaagATACTACTTCGGTTACTGCTGAACTTAAAAGTGCTATAAAACAA GATTTCATGAAACAGTTATTGAATGGGCAAGACAAGAATTTGAAGATAGAAGATGAAGCACTTAACATGGTGGTTGAGGTAGCTAAGTGTCTTGTCAAAGACACTTGCCTCAGAGCCTCAAACCAGGCTTTACTGGAAGGTTGCAATGAAGTAAATGCTGAACATGTGAAGAAATGCTTTCCGAAACTG AAGCTGGACTTCCCATAG